A stretch of the Lactuca sativa cultivar Salinas chromosome 9, Lsat_Salinas_v11, whole genome shotgun sequence genome encodes the following:
- the LOC111921274 gene encoding probable (S)-N-methylcoclaurine 3'-hydroxylase isozyme 2, giving the protein MEEMITFLIPWSLLLFFIFFFRMIKSSKKQPLPPGPYPWPIVGNLFQMGKIPHIRLAEMAQVHGPLMTLRLGQQITIVGSSASAASEILKTHDHLLAGRDVPRLLQGKESIVHNMNLVFSSGTGDGWRKIRNLYASKIFSSKALESRVDMREKKVMEMVKYIASKGDSSVGIKDVMLVTATNIIGNTLLSIDLVDFEGNGIGAGIKDSVRRLSTLGAQPQLADLYPIFGRWDLQGWKKQVVQIIEQELGTIWKDILQKKTNGSNTSSDQQDFTDILIEKGSTHQQINAMMQELFTAGTESMNFTTEWLVAELLRNQEVMRKVRDEVRKKIDGNVVKESDLVHFPFLEACLKETLRLHPPGPLLLPHRAMQTCEVMGYTIPKDSQVMVNIWAISRDPKIWDDPLSFKPERFVGSEMSYIGKDFEYLPFGSGRRMCPGEALSSKTILLSVASLILNFDWFLVNNTMNPEDLNMDDALDFPLYKKEPLHVTFKLR; this is encoded by the exons ATGGAGGAGATGATCACGTTCTTGATTCCTTGGTCgctccttctcttcttcatcttcttctttcgTATGATTAAATCTTCGAAAAAGCAACCACTTCCACCAGGTCCTTATCCATGGCCAATAGTAGGTAACCTTTTCCAAATGGGAAAGATTCCTCATATTCGACTTGCGGAGATGGCCCAAGTACATGGACCACTCATGACGCTTCGCCTTGGTCAACAAATCACCATTGTTGGATCATCAGCTTCTGCAGCTTCAGAGATTCTCAAGACCCATGATCATCTGCTTGCTGGTCGAGATGTACCAAGATTGCTTCAAGGTAAGGAATCGATTGTTCACAATATGAATCTTGTCTTTTCATCAGGAACGGGTGATGGTTGGAGGAAAATCCGGAATCTTTATGCATCAAAGATTTTTTCAAGCAAAGCTTTGGAATCTCGTGTGGACATGAGAGAGAAGAAAGTTATGGAGATGGTGAAGTACATAGCTTCAAAAGGTGATTCTAGTGTAGGTATAAAGGATGTCATGCTTGTAACTGCCACCAACATCATAGGCAATACATTATTATCGATAGATCTTGTGGACTTCGAAGGCAATGGTATAGGTGCAGGGATTAAGGACTCTGTAAGAAGACTTTCTACCTTAGGTGCTCAACCACAATTAGCAGACTTATATCCGATATTTGGTCGATGGGATCTACAAGGCTGGAAAAAACAGGTTGTTCAAATCATAGAACAAGAGCTTGGAACTATTTGGAAGGATATCCTCCAAAAGAAAACAAATGGAAGTAATACATCATCCGATCAACAAGATTTcactgatattttgattgaaaaAGGTAGTACACATCAACAAATCAATGCTATGATgcag GAGCTGTTTACGGCTGGCACTGAATCTATGAATTTTACCACCGAGTGGTTAGTTGCAGAGCTTCTCAGAAACCAAGAGGTAATGCGAAAGGTTAGGGATGAAGTCAGGAAAAAGATAGATGGGAATGTAGTGAAAGAGTCAGATTTGGTTCATTTTCCCTTTCTGGAAGCATGcttaaaggaaaccctaagattGCATCCTCCAGGACCACTTCTTCTACCTCATAGAGCTATGCAAACATGTGAGGTGATGGGATACACGATTCCAAAAGATAGTCAAGTGATGGTTAACATCTGGGCAATTAGCCGTGATCCCAAGATCTGGGATGACCCTTTGAGCTTCAAACCTGAAAGATTTGTGGGATCGGAGATGAGTTACATAGGTAAAGACTTTGAATACTTGCCATTTGGTTCTGGGAGAAGAATGTGTCCCGGAGAAGCATTGTCGTCCAAGACAATACTCCTATCTGTGGCTTCTTTGATTCTAAACTTTGACTGGTTCCTCGTGAATAACACAATGAATCCCGAAGACCTTAACATGGATGATGCTTTGGATTTCCCATTGTACAAGAAAGAACCATTACATGTAACTTTCAAGCTCCGTTGA